A genomic stretch from Falco cherrug isolate bFalChe1 chromosome 1, bFalChe1.pri, whole genome shotgun sequence includes:
- the LOC102049533 gene encoding C-C motif chemokine 3-like translates to MVKVARVVCALLLAALCCQSLAQRAPAVPEKCCFNFQMRRIKRDNIVACYPTSPECPHQAVIFRVRNGKEICAQASRPWVKRYQQSLQVSSFSIPS, encoded by the exons ATGGTGAAGGTGGCCAGGGTGGTCTGTGCCCTCCTTCTCGCGGCACTGTGTTGCCAGAGCCTGGCTCAGA GAGCCCCGGCTGTGCCAGAGAAATGCTGCTTCAACTTCCAGATGAGAAGGATCAAGAGGGACAACATCGTTGCCTGCTACCCCACCAGCCCCGAGTGCCCACACCAGGCTGTGAT CTTCAGGGTGAGGAACGGGAAGGAGATCTGTGCCCAGGCGAGCAGGCCTTGGGTGAAGAGGTACCAGCAGAGCCTCCAAGTCAGCTCCTTCTCCATCCCCAGTTAG
- the LOC102049358 gene encoding C-C motif chemokine 7-like, with protein sequence MDMKVFSLAVLTLLLATLWTGSQGISFRSSYGKCCYRDMFVKKEIPAAFIKDYKKTPSHCPRRAMRVEVVERRNVCVDPEETWFQNFLQQESSGSTS encoded by the exons ATGGACATGAAGGTCTTCTCCTTGGCTGtgctcaccctgctgctggcGACGCTCTGGACTGGGAGCCAGGGCATCTCCT TCCGCAGCTCCTATGGCAAGTGCTGCTACAGGGACATGTTCGTCAAAAAGGAAATCCCTGCCGCCTTCATCAAAGACTACAAGAAGACACCTTCCCACTGCCCCCGCAGGGCTATGCG TGTCGAGGTGGTGGAGCGGAGGAATGTCTGTGTGGACCCAGAAGAGACCTGGTTCCAGAACTTCCTGCAGCAGGAGTCATCAGGCAGTACCTCCTGA
- the LOC102055941 gene encoding C-C motif chemokine 3-like, whose amino-acid sequence MKVPAAALVALLLVATCSPSQAHLDGVPTACCFSYQHRPVPRSLIASAYITSSSCTQPGVILVTKKKKELCVDPQAPWVQAHLSHFQAQKN is encoded by the exons ATGAAGGTCCCCGCAGCCGCCCTGGTCGCCCTCCTCCTCGTGGCCACCTGCTCCCCGTCCCAGGCGCATCTCG ATGGTGTCCCCACCGCCTGCTGCTTCAGCTACCAGCATCGCCCGGTCCCGCGGAGCCTCATCGCCTCTGCCTacatcaccagcagcagctgcacccaGCCGGGGGTGAT CCTGGTCaccaagaagaagaaggagCTGTGTGTGGACCCCCAGGCACCCTGGGTGCAGGCGCACTTGAGTCACTTCCAGGCGCAGAAGAACTGA